In the genome of Aedes aegypti strain LVP_AGWG chromosome 2, AaegL5.0 Primary Assembly, whole genome shotgun sequence, the window ctagacatagaaaaagcattcgacagtgtttggcatgaaggtttgattgtaaaattgaaaaactttaattttccaacatacattgttagaataattcaaagttatctgtcaaatcgtacacttcaggttaattatcagaactccagatctgaaagacttcctgtaagagctggagttcctcaaggcagcattttgggcccaatattatacaatattttcacatctgacttacctgagctacctcagggatgtcaaaaatctttgtttgcggatgacacaggcctctccgccaaaggtcgaagcctgcgtgtcatctgtagtcgattgcaaaaaagtttggatattttttcttcatacttgcaaaaatggaagatttctcctaatgcttccaaaactcaactaataatattcccacataaaccaaaagctctttatttgaaaccttcaagtagacatgttgtcacgatgagaggggttccaataaattggtcagatgaagttaagtatctagggctcatgctagataaaaatttaactttcaaaaatcacattgagggcattcaagccaaatgtaataaatatgtaaaatgtctctatccccttattaatagaaaatcaaaactttgtcttaagaacaagctgttgatattcaaacaaattttcaggccagccatgttgtatgctgtaccaatatggactagctgttgtaataccaggaagaaagctctgcagagaattcaaaataaaattttgaaaatgattctgaggcttcctccctggtatagtaccaatgagttacatagaatatccaatgttgaaacattggaacaaatgtcaaatacaatcattaataatttcaggcaaaaatcgttacaatcttctattgccacgattaatgcgttatatgtttaggttaagttaggttaagtatattacaaacgtttttttttctcttataaacaggtgaaatcaactcacctgtaaaaaaaaaactgaactgctacggcaaatgaaatgtaatatgttgttaacaaaatgttaattaaatcttaaatttgttttaccaaattaggatgatagtgttgtcaaataacacagaacacctagatataagaaatgaatgtaatgtttggaatgatactaataaagtttatatataaaaaaaaaaagaaaagtaatcgttctcatgatgcatttcaaatttcagctgtgtgtttgttcaattttgaagtcgtatttcaaaaataaaaaataaatttaaaaataaagaataataacacttttcttctccctcctatgcaattacgtaatttgaggttgatcttttttgataaaaatcatttgtttgaatgttttagagctactctctaggagaatgtacagttgtgttcagaataatagtagtgaaagccgattttcatacaaaatgctcaactttggcatgctgtaactttgtttccatatgagcaatcagcatgaaattttgacagtgaactacaaatatgctcaaattcatcatcacaaaatttgataattttcacactaccggctaaaaagttaagcaccaggtgaaatcgctcaaaataatagtagttttaataatttaaatatctgctgtattttaagtttgagaatttttctttacacatcgtttcaaccatttccacccaagcttgAAATGTATagacaatacatttttttactaaattgttgctgaacaaaaatttacaaaagaaaaactactattattttgagcgatttcacctggtgcttaactttttagccggtagtgtgaaaattttcaaattttgtgatgataaatttgagcatatttgtagttccaaaattgccaaaatttcatgccgattgctcatatgaaaacaaagttacagcatgccaaagttgagcattttgtatgaaaatcggctttcactactattattctgaacacaactgtatgaaacgtgtacgaaaagttttgattctggtttttgttttgataggtcccacttaccccaggtacaaatatgttctggggtaagatagaccatcgaaaatttcatatgaaatgaatacaaaatactggtttatcgttagcagcttgtaataatactcaaaattatagcatactgatggaaattcgatttaaaacatatttattttttgcgagtcaatgcaagacgtgaaacgtgtcacaatttgtcatgcaagttgaaaatggcgctgaactgacaactgttacatgaaccacatggtaataaaaataacaatatgtttagtactaaatacattctttgtcattgtatcttcaactttctagaagaatacccccatgaaaaacttttcctagtagagctatgacgaaacgccccacttaccccagattctcacttgccccgcggtaccttatctgtaaaaaaagatggaaagcgtcaagcaatccaaaaacgattaatgatgactactttgaaagaagcgtatacacgcttcaaggaaattaacgaaaatattaaggtaggtttttcctcatttgcaagccttcgtccaaggcaatgcaagcttctatccaattcaggaacacataatgtttgtgtgtgcacaacacacgaaaatattaacctaatcttacatagtttgaaaagaatcaatttatcaaaggatattaaaatgttaactggtagtcttttgtgtgaaaatgcaacatcaaattgctatctacgatcttgttcggattgtccagattcttcatcattggaaaatactttattcgctgagtttgaagaaaattatattgatcagttatcatttgagcaatgggtgaccacggataggtgtgacctagaaactattgtaaaacctgtagatgagtttgtgtcattttttgcttgaaattagaaagcttaattcctcacgactttattaaaacagagcaatcccgctttttaaaaaatacgaaaaatacattacaagatggtgaatttttagtcatttgtgatttttctgaaaactatactgaaaacgtacaacaagctacaattcatccattcgttatttatttcaatggaagtacgcaaattgaacattttagttttattgtaatttccgaagatttaagacacgactcagtatctgtaaatttgttcattgccaaaatgattaactttttacgcgttgataaggataaagaaatcagaaagatatatttcatgtctgatggagcagcatcgcagtacaaaaaccgtaagaatttttcgagcctatgtcaatttaaatcaaagtacggaattgatgcagaatggcatttctttgctacgtcacatggcaaaggtccttgtgatgctattggagaaaccataaagcgcatggccacaagagcaagtttagccaaagaacgtgagcatccaattaaaactgcaaaagaactatttgattgggcgaatcgcagaaaagaagaagatttaacaaaattatcattttgttttactactactgaagagtacgaattaacggcatcagagctcagcgagcaatataataacgcgaaaacgatccaaagaacccaaaaatttcactgtttcattccattgtcagaaaataaaattaaagcaaaactatactcgaactgtactgataatgatgcaaaagtgttcgatattgtaaaaaaaattgaaaaacaataaataaataaataagtattaataaaatgttttcatgatctcataacgcatacccaaatccaaaacttttaaagtttatatataacatttagaaactcatcgatcatactataaaaaaaaatatcctggtaaaaaaaaaattattttcgtgtaatctgttaattcattttaatttatacatataaaaatatacatataatatttatacatatacataatatacataatactcatgaatacatgaaaacgacttgtttaattcacgcaaggcccttaacaataaaatcagcaacaaactgcggttcccgtaataatttacaccgaaaaaaaaaaaaatttttttctactttgtttatttatttattggtttaccatcaccaaatttttatggtagatagctaatataatggaccgttttccctcaaaaaattacgttggtattccgatagggttttgagatatttgagtttttgtgtcaaaaattatgttttttaatgcaaaaaaaaaaattttactgtgtgtattttttttggaatctttatttagttgtctaactttgtttctttagttgtctaacaatcgaacgaaccgtttttgctgtgcagctttttgaatatttttgaaccattttcacatacacccttttgaaaagttagtcgtgactcaacttgaagatttgatatcggaaaatgacgatttagatggaactggaaaactgtgcaaagtttcagctcaatagaaaaaaatgaattaaaaaatttaccaaattttggtgctgtggcttggaatcactcaatagggtcctaaagccctgtcccaattttagtgccaaacgcttaagtttaggccaaaaacacatgtttactcaattttctaatgttttccgttggttaaagcccaaaaatacatttttttagattttgtcacatctgttggcttaaactcaaattttgggtgtattttgttttccgtgtcccttacgaaatgtcagataggaacaaccccagtggtcgaactaaaacccctgtggtgtttttgtcgactaagcgaacgtcaaacatgatcaaaagtgtcaaggtttaaattaaagtttaaacatgatatagccattatttgagcgggaaaaattgctaaagtagttacagtaccatgctttttcgtgttattaaataaaaacaagatttcatttaaaattttaggacccaattgtgcaaaacgtttcttgatttctttctgcaaatcctgccatataattttcatagcaggatcgcgagtgcgttgaaattgccttatcctcacgtttttaagacgaatcaagagtttaagatcatcgtctataatcacggaaattttatttcacattttggaattgcaatgctcctggcttcaacaatggaatttgttaaagtttcaagagcattgtcaatatcaagttctgtttgtaaagaaatgttaacatcaagattagagtcaatatatgtttcgtatatattccagtcggctcgaaaataattgaaagtggagctgatagggttaagaatcgcttcatgggatatttcaaacgtaacagggacatgatcagactcaaaatcagcatgagtaactaattggctacaaagatgactagagtcgtttaagaccaaatcaatcgtagatgggttttagaagaggaaaaacatgtagggctatcagggtattgaattgagaaatatcctgaagagcactcatcagataaaattctgccgttggaacgactttgagaattattccatgatcgatgtttggcattaaagtcaccaatgacaaaaaattttaacTTTCGCATGTCAGTTTGGagtaaattaacttgctgtctgTTAATAGATTAACAGAAAcattgttatttcgtttagtatgttatGGGTCTCGACTATCAaggttacccgcattatcaaagttaccccgttttacttTTTTTCCTGTCCCACGTATCTCTCATATATTCTCGCTAGTCCAATTTATGCTCGTTTACTTTTCAATGCCCGTATTTCATCTCTTGACCTTCGTGATGTCTCGTCTCGTCTAAAAACATATGAATCCAGTATGCACATTTGCACGAAATTGTATCTCCGATCTATCAAGGGCTGTCAATGTTGGTCAGACAATGTAAGCGTGAGTAGGGAAGGAAAAGTTTCgatcaaaaaagttttaaagttcAATCAAATTGAAGTGCTCCGCCCTCACGTTCGTCAGTCTTCGAAAACCTTTGTTTCATTACCCAAATCAGTTTGATCGAATACCCCCATCCGTTCCGATGCAATTTGTTTTAATAGAACGAATACCTGGCGTCAAAGTTTTCACCGCGTTCGAAGACATACCGTAAGAACGTCGAAGcaatcaaaactttttcacCTGATTTGTTCGCATGGTATTCCGGTGTGAAAGTTGCATATCCCACCCTGAAAGTGTTAGGTAAGTGCATCACATGTGGTGCACGGAAATTTATGCTCTGACGAAAGCCGGGTCTTCAGCTGATGGTATTTGTCTAGTCTGTGTTTTTGAAGCGAACTTGAATGTACAATAATCCGTTGAAAGTTTAGCTGGAAGAATATTTTATTCTAATGTTGTTGTTCATCAGATTGATAGAAACATGTTTTTGAATGCATTTAATAATTATGCTAAACAGTGTATCCTATAAAATCTGAATTATTCATTCGAATGCAAACTTTTGAATGTTAAATGCGAATGCCAGAATTGATGGAAAATCGATTTAGTTTTAATTGGTGTTCACCTTGCGCACTCAGGTGCGAAAATGACACTTTTTCCCCAATAGTTTATTCACAAGTGGTGGGGGATGTCGGTGTTGCAAAAAGTGTTAAGTAGAAATGCAAATTCAAGAACTGAATGCCATTATTACCTAGCGAGCAGTGGCAGTACAGTGCAAACAATCACCAAAATGGCAAGCATTCTTGATTGCCCGATTGTTTCGGTCAACGCTCGGGTGTGGCGCTTTTGGTCGTTCGTTTTGAAGCACGATGCCATGCGTTATATCAGCATTATACCGGTGACTGTCATGACATTTTTCATGTTCACGGATTTGTGTCGTTCGTGGGGAAATATTCAGGAGCTCATAATCAAAGCCTACTTTGCAGTGTTGTACTTCAACGCGGTGGTAAGACATATGTTGTGTGTAGTTCAGGAATAATTGTTAATCATGATTTTTCATTAGTTGAGAACTCTAATTCTAGTAAAGGACCGTAAGCTGTacgaaaatttcatgcaagggATATCCAATGTCTATTTTGAGATTTCTGTAAGTATCAGTAAACGAGAGAACACTATTTTTTAAGGCTATGTAGCTCTTCAATTGTTCTAAGAGCCATAAGATAAGCTCGAAACTTCAAAGTAAAAAAATCAGTGTTCGAAACTGATATTGATTTAGAAAAAGAATCACTACATgtcgattttctatgaattgattttcaacgaaaTACCATTTAAAGGTTAAAAAATAGCAAACAAACacaacgaatgatttcgtagaACGAAAAAGCGAAAAACGCGTTTCTAGGAATAGTAAAAcgtgtatttgacaaatatcTCATAAAGTTGCTGAATCGACAGATTGTCGAATAGTGAACTTAAATGGCGTTAAGTATACGAAATCTTGTTATACGAAATGAATGTTCTCAGTGTATGCCTTAATTTTTGGAATCAATCTCCATCAATCGTTCgaaccaatagaaatattagtagtagaacgctaatggcgtagTCGTCgcaaaactaatttcaatttttattatcctaaattatggtttttcattgtttgttctataccatgatgttgttttggtttttaaaattaacctgacactttgaggcccggtactcacgctgtcagttcgttgcaatctagatgttggtaacacgaacagcagcgacattacattcttaggttaatgcttctactttcGAACCTGTTGAAACGAAaaagaatttgtttttcttttcaaatttagcATATCGACGATCATAAAATCCAAAGCCTACTGAAAAGCTACACGGTTCGTGCTCGAATGCTGTCAATCTCAAACCTTGCGCTCGGTGCCATCATCAGTACCTGCTTCGTAGTCTATCCAATTTTTACCGGGGAACGTGGTTTACCGTACGGAATGTTCATCCCTGGTTTGGACAGTTTCCGCTCACCGCACTACGAAATAATTTACATAGTGCAGGTTGTTTTGACATTTCCCGGTTGCTGCATGTACATCCCTTTCACCAGTTTCTTCGCATCGACTACTTTGTTTGGACTGGTGCAAATCAAAACCTTGCAACGCCAGCTGCAAACTTTCAAGGACAACATAAGCAGCCAGGACAAGGAAAAAGTCAAAACGAAAGTTGTCAAGCTTATCGAGGATCATAAGAGAATCATAACTTACGTCTCGGAGCTGAATTCACTTGTGACTTACATCTGTTTTGTCGAATTTCTCTCGTTTGGAATGATGTTATGCGCTTTACTTTTCCTCTTGAATGTTGTAAGTTTTACTTTTCCCATTCTGTGTGCCAAAGCGAATAACATTTTTCTTCGTTTCAGATTGAAAACCACGCGCAAATCGTCATCGTCGCCGCCTACATCTTTATGATAATTTCTCAAATCTTCGCCTTCTACTGGCACGCCAACGAGGTACGGGAGGAAAGCATGAACCTAGCCGAGGCAGCCTACAGTGGCCCATGGGTCGAGCTGGACAATTCAATCAAGAAAAAGCTCCTGCTGATAATTCTACGGGCCCAGCAGCCCCTGGAGGTGAGCCAAACTTTCTTGCAAAGACGATAATTTATGCTTCCTGGACTTTTCCTTCGCCACAGATCACAGTAGGCAATGTCTATCCGATGACGCTGGAAATGTTCCAATCCCTGCTGAATGCATCCTACTCGTACTTCACCCTGCTGCGTCGGGTTTATAATTAAAATGGAAAAATAAGAAATGGAGACAACGACGATGGACACAGTGGCTACGAAACTTGGACTAACAAACGCACTCGaacgaacttttttttttctaaagagtAGGATCTCACTTTTTGGCATCAACACAGCAAGCCTTGGGCTCTCTGGCATTCACAATGTTTTACATTTTCTGCTGCATTGCACAAACATTTACCTTTTGTTGTTTGGCTATTCATGTAGAAGAAGTGAAGTGTTCAGTTTTGTACTGATAAATTCGAGCATGAGCAAACATGAATGGATAAGCATATTGAGATATTTGTAGGAATATAAAGTGACTGCTTTTCTTGTAACATGTAATGGAACACTATCTAAGCTATGAAACTGTTTCTAGCACTCTAACGCTTTCTCTgtgtgaaatgaataattgatgtTATCTTGCTATTCATTCTCTTCGAAACAAGCGCTAAAAGTAAGCACACGCTATAAGAATAAGGTAAAGACTTGTGTACTTTGACGTATTCCAACCCTATGAGTATAATCTCAATAAAGAGAATAAAAAAGTAGATTTAACTATTTTATCTTTTAATCCAGCCTTATTGTTTATCGTTTAACAGAAACGCGTATTTTTTCTTAATGCTTAGAATACAAACTTAaagcttattttgaagcaatttaaatgcttttcaatagcctcagagttgaattttcaacattatgttaatgttgagcacctacgatacatggtaggtaTCAAGTCATAAatgattcaataaggtttgactccttcttatccactaatcaattggagttttcaaacttagcatggtCTGCTGGACAAGATTAACCCATTCCATtaacaatcgagagttgctctggccacgtcctagcaacaactggaatttgtgattagttgagTACGTACCTAAGAGAGTTACAGAGACCTCTCCGTTTTCTTATATTACAtgtcatcaaagaattttctatgaaaagttGATAGACATAGGGGCTGTCCTTTCATTACGTAGGACAATTTTGACAGTTTTCGACCTTCCTCTccctatgatgatttttttaatgaaaataaaataaaaataatttgtatggcacgtaagataTCTCAGGATGGAGGAGGGGCTCCATGACCTCTTACGTGATAAATGGACGATCCCATATATTTTCAGTTCTTTTTTATAAGGAGTGCACTTGGGAATGAACTTAAGAATGTTTGGGCAACGGCAAGAAACatgtttatttttgataagactgtcgaccccgtcatattttagacattatcttctatctctaaaactcgatagcattgcaTAAATTATAGAAAACAGCCATTGATTAGATCCTGCCAAAGGGTAGGGAAAGAGGTACAGCAAAACTGTTGAGAAACTAAGTAATCGATGATTGATTAGAAGTCTTGCGTAGCAACCAGTTTGTTACTGGGGAGAAGCTAATTTGTATTACACTCTTGTACTAATCACCAACAGTAGAagcaggtccgtcgcactcgggctcagattgggtaccacttctagtactgcatttggtccctcggtagtgcaaaaggtacccaagtttgacagatcgcagtacactttgaacggcattctagattaccttatgagccataaaattttgggcaactgcaagggacatggagctctttaatttgtctttggtagaaacattaacctaagaatgctaatgtcgctgctgttcgtgttaccaacatctagtttgccacgcgctgacagcttgagtaccggtcctcaaagtgttaaataaattttaaaatcatccactacaacatggcatcgaacaaacaatgaaaagatacagttaaaagtgataataaactaattcagttttgtgagaacaccgccattagcgttctactactaatatttctattccgCCAACCAATCAAgacgtttttcaataaaaaacttGTTCATTGTTCTTCGAAACCACTCCGTATTTTCTCTGAACTCAAGAAAAACTAAGCAATCTATAGAGAATTTTGGAATCTCCCTATGATAAGTTTTCATCTTTACCATCTTAAGGGATGAAATGGCTGACAATTTGAGAAAGTGTTGATACCGGACGTTCCCACGTCACGCACGTTACAATCCCAAATTTACTAGAatcttgatctttgagcagacatGAACCCCTTCCCCAATGGAGTCTATAAGGTTAATTAGGAGTCTTATATCAACAGCTATACGCTTATTCATACaactttacaaaagagtttcttaccaaTAAGTTCTACTTTGGTGATGCTTGTTCTAGAGTTAATACACTTTTGTGGTTTTCATgaactttcataaaaataaaaaatggaatggtgtttgtttgAATTAAATGATTATTTCTCTAAACTAGCCGGATGAgttaaaattcacacaaataaagtcaaaaaaaaatatttctctgtTGCAT includes:
- the LOC5567346 gene encoding odorant receptor Or2; the protein is MASILDCPIVSVNARVWRFWSFVLKHDAMRYISIIPVTVMTFFMFTDLCRSWGNIQELIIKAYFAVLYFNAVLRTLILVKDRKLYENFMQGISNVYFEISHIDDHKIQSLLKSYTVRARMLSISNLALGAIISTCFVVYPIFTGERGLPYGMFIPGLDSFRSPHYEIIYIVQVVLTFPGCCMYIPFTSFFASTTLFGLVQIKTLQRQLQTFKDNISSQDKEKVKTKVVKLIEDHKRIITYVSELNSLVTYICFVEFLSFGMMLCALLFLLNVIENHAQIVIVAAYIFMIISQIFAFYWHANEVREESMNLAEAAYSGPWVELDNSIKKKLLLIILRAQQPLEITVGNVYPMTLEMFQSLLNASYSYFTLLRRVYN